Proteins encoded together in one Thermococcus gammatolerans EJ3 window:
- a CDS encoding 3-methyl-2-oxobutanoate dehydrogenase subunit beta: MEIPESIKKRLTIPAEEHFFAGHTACQGCGASLGLRYVLKAYGKKTIVVIPACCSTIIAGAWPYNTLDANLFHTAFETTGAVISGIEAALKARGIKVKGEDGVMVVGWAGDGGTADIGLQALSGFLERGHDAVYIMYDNEAYMNTGIQRSSSTPYGAWTTNTPGGKMHFLEKRHKKKVIDIVIAHEVPYAATASVAFPEDFIRKLKKARKIPGPSFIQLFSPCPTGWRSPTDKSIEIARLAVQTAYFPLFEYENGKYKINMPSPKKEPKPIEEFLKLQGRFKYMTREDIENLQAWVLREWEKLKKLAEVFG, encoded by the coding sequence ATGGAGATCCCCGAGAGCATTAAGAAAAGGTTGACCATTCCCGCTGAGGAGCACTTCTTTGCCGGCCACACCGCCTGTCAGGGTTGCGGTGCTTCACTCGGACTGCGTTACGTCCTCAAGGCTTACGGCAAAAAGACGATTGTTGTCATCCCCGCGTGCTGTTCAACCATCATAGCCGGGGCGTGGCCCTACAACACCCTCGACGCCAACCTCTTCCACACCGCCTTTGAGACGACTGGAGCCGTCATAAGCGGTATCGAGGCCGCTCTGAAGGCGAGGGGAATAAAGGTCAAGGGCGAAGATGGGGTAATGGTCGTCGGCTGGGCCGGCGACGGTGGTACCGCCGACATAGGCCTTCAGGCTTTGAGCGGATTCCTTGAGAGGGGCCACGACGCCGTTTACATAATGTACGACAACGAGGCCTACATGAACACGGGAATTCAGCGCTCAAGCTCTACCCCCTACGGAGCCTGGACGACGAACACCCCTGGAGGAAAGATGCACTTCCTCGAGAAGAGGCACAAGAAGAAGGTCATCGACATCGTCATAGCGCACGAGGTTCCCTACGCTGCGACCGCGAGCGTTGCGTTTCCAGAGGACTTCATAAGGAAGCTCAAGAAGGCCAGAAAGATACCGGGACCGAGCTTCATCCAGCTCTTTAGCCCGTGCCCGACGGGCTGGCGCTCGCCGACCGACAAGAGCATCGAGATAGCAAGGCTCGCCGTTCAGACGGCTTACTTCCCGCTCTTCGAGTACGAGAACGGGAAGTACAAGATCAACATGCCCTCACCCAAGAAGGAGCCGAAGCCGATTGAGGAGTTCCTCAAGCTCCAGGGTCGCTTTAAGTACATGACCAGGGAGGACATCGAGAACCTCCAAGCCTGGGTGCTCCGCGAATGGGAGAAGCTGAAGAAGCTCGCCGAGGTGTTCGGCTGA
- a CDS encoding HEPN domain-containing protein — protein sequence MNKYEEMLKKAHESLEASKTLLEKGFYAFALSRAYYTMFYCAEAILLTKGISVSKHSAVIALFGREFVKTGEVPHKFFTHLRTAFNLRQTADYSFVVDITEEEARENIRRAEEFLGFTRSYLSSKGFLEG from the coding sequence ATGAACAAATACGAGGAAATGCTGAAAAAAGCCCACGAGAGTCTTGAGGCGTCGAAAACGTTGCTGGAGAAGGGATTTTATGCCTTCGCGCTCTCACGGGCCTATTACACGATGTTCTACTGCGCCGAGGCGATTCTGCTGACAAAGGGAATAAGCGTCTCAAAGCACTCTGCAGTCATAGCACTCTTCGGCAGGGAGTTCGTGAAGACCGGCGAAGTTCCCCACAAGTTTTTCACGCACCTTCGCACCGCGTTTAATCTCAGACAGACCGCGGATTACTCCTTCGTGGTTGATATAACCGAGGAAGAGGCGCGCGAAAACATAAGACGCGCCGAAGAATTCCTTGGATTTACGAGGAGCTACCTCTCATCGAAAGGCTTTCTGGAGGGTTGA
- a CDS encoding 3-methyl-2-oxobutanoate dehydrogenase subunit delta: protein MNTLFGEKKTEAKKIVFTSVDQYPEAPISLATTLSNFTGDWRTFIPVIIEEKCVKCYICWKFCPEPAIYIREDGYVGIDYDYCKGCGICANECPTNAITMEKEEK, encoded by the coding sequence TTGAACACGCTGTTTGGTGAGAAAAAGACCGAGGCAAAGAAGATCGTCTTCACATCGGTTGATCAGTATCCTGAGGCACCAATAAGCCTCGCCACAACGCTAAGCAACTTCACCGGTGACTGGAGGACGTTCATCCCGGTAATAATCGAAGAGAAGTGCGTCAAGTGCTACATCTGCTGGAAGTTCTGCCCGGAGCCAGCAATCTACATCCGTGAGGACGGCTACGTTGGCATAGACTACGACTACTGTAAGGGTTGTGGAATCTGCGCGAACGAGTGCCCGACCAACGCCATAACGATGGAGAAGGAGGAGAAGTGA
- the hypF gene encoding carbamoyltransferase HypF: MKAYRIHVQGIVQAVGFRPFIYRIAHEHNLRGYVKNLGDAGVEIVVEGREEDIEAFIRDIHRKKPPLARIDRLEKKEIPPQGFPEFYIEKSSKGGRGGDSIIPPDIAICEDCLRELFDPTNKRYMYPFIVCTNCGPRFTIIEDLPYDRENTTMREFPMCDFCRSEYEDPLNRRYHAEPIACPVCGPSYRLYTSDGEEITGDPLRKAAELIDRGYIVAIKGIGGIHLACDATNEEVVAELRKRTFRPQKPFAIMADSLETVRSFAYVSREEEEELTSYRRPIITLRKREPFPLPENLAPGLHTIGVMLPYAGTHYILFHWSKTKVYVMTSANYPGMPMVKDNERAFEELRDMADYLLLHNRKILNRADDSVIRFVDGRRAVIRRSRGFVPLPIEIPFNYRGLAVGAELMNAFGVAKNGKVYPSQYIGNTGKVEVLEFMREAIEHFKRILRVKEFDLIVADLHPTYNTTKLAMELANEMGVELLQVQHHYAHIASVLAEKNLESAVGIAVDGVGYGTDGNVWGGEVLYLGYEDVERLAHIDYYPLPGGDLASYYPLRALMGILSKVYGIDALEGVIRKCCPKAIESLKYGEVEFSVALNQLAKGINLAYASSTGRVLDAFAVLLNVAYRRHYEGEPAMKLESFAMKGKNDLGFTVPIEGELIRVEELFTQALDVLEKASPADIAYSVHLALARAFAGVAIEKAREFGVKDVVMSGGVAYNELIVKTVRKAVEASGLRFHVTTEVPRGDNGINVGQAFLGGLYLEGYLTKEDLML, from the coding sequence ATGAAGGCCTACCGTATTCACGTTCAGGGAATAGTTCAGGCCGTTGGATTCCGGCCGTTCATCTATAGAATAGCTCACGAGCACAACCTGAGGGGTTACGTCAAGAACCTTGGGGATGCGGGAGTCGAGATAGTCGTTGAGGGACGGGAGGAGGACATAGAGGCCTTCATACGGGACATCCACCGCAAGAAGCCCCCGCTCGCGAGGATTGATAGGCTTGAGAAGAAAGAAATCCCGCCCCAGGGTTTTCCGGAGTTCTACATCGAGAAGAGCTCAAAGGGTGGAAGGGGAGGGGACTCGATAATCCCTCCTGACATAGCGATCTGCGAGGACTGCCTGAGGGAGCTCTTCGACCCGACGAACAAGCGCTATATGTACCCGTTCATCGTCTGCACCAACTGCGGGCCGAGGTTCACAATCATCGAGGACCTGCCATACGACCGCGAGAACACCACGATGCGCGAGTTTCCCATGTGCGACTTCTGCAGGAGCGAGTACGAGGACCCGCTTAACAGACGCTACCACGCCGAGCCGATAGCCTGTCCCGTCTGCGGGCCGAGTTACCGTCTCTACACGAGCGACGGGGAGGAAATTACTGGAGACCCACTGAGAAAGGCGGCGGAGCTGATAGACAGGGGCTACATCGTCGCCATCAAGGGAATCGGTGGCATTCACTTAGCGTGCGACGCGACCAACGAGGAGGTCGTTGCAGAGCTGAGGAAGAGGACCTTCAGGCCCCAGAAGCCCTTCGCTATAATGGCCGATAGCCTTGAGACGGTCAGAAGCTTCGCCTACGTGAGCAGGGAGGAAGAGGAGGAGTTAACCAGCTATAGAAGACCAATCATAACGCTCCGCAAGAGGGAGCCCTTTCCCCTGCCCGAGAACCTTGCGCCCGGTCTGCATACAATCGGCGTCATGTTGCCTTACGCGGGAACGCACTACATACTCTTCCACTGGAGCAAAACGAAGGTTTACGTTATGACCTCAGCCAACTACCCGGGAATGCCGATGGTCAAGGACAACGAGAGGGCCTTTGAAGAGCTGAGGGATATGGCCGACTACCTGCTCCTCCACAACAGGAAGATACTCAACCGGGCGGACGACAGCGTGATTCGCTTCGTCGACGGAAGGAGGGCAGTGATAAGGAGGAGCAGAGGTTTCGTGCCACTGCCGATAGAGATTCCCTTCAACTACCGCGGTTTAGCCGTTGGCGCCGAACTTATGAACGCCTTCGGCGTGGCCAAGAACGGGAAGGTCTATCCTAGCCAGTACATCGGCAACACGGGGAAGGTCGAGGTTCTTGAGTTCATGAGGGAAGCGATAGAGCACTTCAAGAGAATCCTAAGGGTTAAGGAGTTCGATTTAATCGTCGCCGACCTCCACCCGACCTACAACACCACAAAACTCGCTATGGAGCTTGCCAACGAGATGGGGGTTGAGCTCCTCCAGGTTCAGCACCACTACGCCCACATAGCGAGCGTTCTGGCCGAGAAGAACCTCGAATCAGCTGTGGGAATAGCCGTTGATGGAGTCGGCTACGGGACGGATGGAAACGTTTGGGGTGGTGAGGTGCTCTATCTGGGCTATGAGGACGTTGAAAGACTGGCGCACATAGACTACTATCCTCTCCCGGGCGGGGATTTGGCGAGCTATTACCCGCTCAGGGCTCTTATGGGAATACTGAGCAAGGTTTATGGCATAGACGCGCTTGAAGGGGTCATAAGGAAGTGCTGTCCGAAGGCGATAGAAAGCTTAAAGTACGGCGAGGTTGAGTTCTCGGTCGCTTTGAACCAGCTCGCCAAGGGCATAAACCTCGCCTACGCTTCCTCGACGGGCAGGGTTCTGGATGCTTTCGCGGTTCTGCTCAACGTGGCCTACAGAAGGCATTACGAGGGTGAACCTGCAATGAAGCTCGAGAGCTTTGCCATGAAGGGCAAGAACGACCTCGGCTTTACCGTCCCGATTGAAGGCGAGCTGATAAGGGTTGAAGAGCTCTTCACTCAGGCTCTCGATGTCCTCGAAAAAGCCTCGCCAGCTGACATAGCTTACTCGGTTCACCTGGCCCTCGCAAGGGCCTTTGCAGGGGTTGCCATTGAGAAGGCCAGGGAATTCGGCGTGAAGGACGTCGTGATGAGCGGAGGTGTTGCCTACAACGAGCTGATAGTGAAAACCGTGAGGAAGGCGGTTGAGGCGTCGGGCCTTAGGTTCCACGTTACAACCGAAGTCCCGAGGGGGGACAACGGGATAAACGTCGGCCAGGCCTTCCTCGGCGGACTTTACTTAGAGGGCTATCTGACGAAGGAGGATTTGATGCTGTGA
- a CDS encoding type II toxin-antitoxin system VapC family toxin — protein sequence MTVIDTNVVMRRVKTGEEISENITEVTAVEYPPVLSYRKFNGEILLITRRTVAIAIELQRKLREIGKPKQFADLMIAAICIANGEKLITYDSDFKDIADVSELEVEVL from the coding sequence ATGACAGTTATTGACACCAACGTGGTCATGAGACGAGTCAAGACAGGAGAAGAAATATCGGAAAACATCACGGAGGTCACTGCCGTTGAGTATCCTCCCGTTTTAAGCTATCGAAAGTTTAACGGAGAAATCCTCCTGATAACACGCAGGACAGTGGCGATAGCCATAGAGCTCCAGAGAAAGCTTAGAGAAATTGGAAAACCAAAGCAGTTCGCGGACCTTATGATAGCGGCCATTTGTATAGCCAACGGCGAGAAGCTCATAACTTATGATTCCGATTTCAAGGACATCGCTGATGTTTCAGAACTGGAGGTGGAGGTTCTCTAA
- the hypE gene encoding hydrogenase expression/formation protein HypE produces MGEKIKLEHGAGGEIMEELLRNVILKTLTLKSAGGIGLDALDDGATIPFGDKYIVFTIDGHTVKPLFFPGGDIGRLAVSGTVNDLAVMGAKPLALANSMIIGEGLDMEVLERVLRSMDETAREVPVPIVTGDTKVVEEPIEMFVITAGVGIAERPISDAGAKVGDVVLVSGTIGDHGIALMSHREGIAFETELKSDVAPIWEVVEAVAKAIGWENIHAMKDPTRAGLSNALNEIARKSNVGILVREDAIPVKPEVRAASEMLGISPYDVANEGKVVMVVAREYAEEALEAMRKTERGKDAAIIGEVIEEYRGKVLLETGIGGKRFMEPPEGDPVPRIC; encoded by the coding sequence ATGGGTGAAAAGATAAAGCTCGAACACGGTGCTGGCGGGGAAATAATGGAGGAACTCCTGAGAAACGTCATACTGAAGACCCTAACACTGAAGAGCGCGGGTGGAATAGGGCTGGACGCTCTGGACGACGGGGCGACAATACCCTTTGGCGATAAGTACATAGTCTTTACGATAGACGGCCACACGGTCAAACCGCTCTTCTTCCCGGGTGGAGATATAGGAAGGCTCGCGGTTAGTGGAACAGTCAATGACTTGGCGGTGATGGGGGCCAAGCCCTTGGCCTTGGCCAACTCGATGATTATTGGAGAAGGCCTCGATATGGAAGTCCTTGAGAGGGTTCTCCGCTCGATGGACGAAACCGCCAGAGAAGTTCCCGTTCCAATAGTCACGGGCGACACCAAGGTGGTCGAAGAGCCGATAGAGATGTTCGTGATTACCGCGGGGGTTGGAATCGCGGAGAGGCCGATAAGCGACGCCGGGGCGAAGGTTGGGGATGTAGTCCTCGTCAGCGGGACGATAGGCGACCACGGGATAGCGCTGATGAGCCACAGGGAGGGGATAGCCTTCGAGACCGAGCTAAAGAGCGACGTAGCTCCCATATGGGAGGTCGTTGAAGCCGTCGCCAAGGCCATTGGCTGGGAAAATATACACGCGATGAAGGACCCGACAAGGGCCGGGCTTAGCAACGCCCTCAACGAGATTGCCCGTAAGAGCAACGTCGGAATCCTCGTGAGGGAAGATGCAATACCCGTGAAGCCCGAGGTGAGGGCCGCGAGCGAGATGTTGGGAATCAGCCCCTACGATGTTGCGAACGAGGGGAAAGTGGTTATGGTCGTCGCCAGGGAGTATGCGGAGGAAGCCCTTGAGGCAATGAGGAAAACGGAGAGAGGGAAAGACGCGGCGATAATAGGGGAGGTAATAGAAGAATACAGGGGGAAAGTTCTCTTAGAGACCGGAATCGGCGGAAAGAGATTTATGGAGCCGCCCGAAGGCGACCCCGTGCCGAGGATATGTTGA
- the porA gene encoding 2-ketoisovalerate ferredoxin oxidoreductase subunit alpha, with amino-acid sequence MAEYKPIRKVVSGNYAAAYAVKHARVQVVAAYPITPQTSIIEKIAEFIANGEADIQYVPVESEHSAMAASIGASAAGARAFTATSAQGLALMHEMLHWASGARLPVVMVNVNRAMAPPWSVWDDQTDSLAQRDTGWMQFYAENNQEVYDGVLMSFKVAETVNVPAMVIESAFILSHTYDVVEMIPQELVDEFLPPRKPLYDLADFSRAISVGALATPNDYYEFRYKLAKAMEDAKKVIKDVGKEFGERFGRDYSEMIEKGYVDDADFVFMGMGSLMGTVKEAVDLLRKEGYKVGYAKVRWFRPFPKEELLEIAESVKGIAVLDRNFSFGQEGILFNEAKGVLYNTSARPIMKNYIVGLGGRDFTVPDVKAIAEDMKRVIEAGKLDREVEWYHLKR; translated from the coding sequence ATGGCCGAGTACAAGCCTATTAGAAAGGTTGTGAGCGGAAACTACGCGGCCGCTTACGCGGTGAAGCACGCGCGCGTTCAGGTCGTCGCCGCTTACCCAATCACCCCTCAGACGAGCATCATCGAGAAGATAGCCGAGTTCATAGCGAACGGGGAGGCCGATATTCAGTACGTTCCCGTCGAAAGCGAGCACTCGGCCATGGCCGCGAGCATTGGAGCTTCAGCCGCCGGTGCAAGAGCCTTTACCGCTACCTCCGCCCAAGGTCTCGCTCTGATGCACGAGATGCTTCACTGGGCAAGCGGTGCGAGGCTTCCCGTCGTCATGGTCAACGTTAACCGTGCCATGGCTCCCCCGTGGAGCGTCTGGGACGACCAGACAGACAGCCTCGCCCAGCGCGATACTGGCTGGATGCAGTTCTACGCGGAAAACAACCAGGAAGTCTACGACGGCGTCCTGATGTCCTTCAAGGTAGCCGAGACCGTTAACGTGCCCGCGATGGTTATAGAGAGCGCCTTCATACTGAGCCACACCTACGACGTCGTCGAGATGATTCCGCAGGAGCTTGTCGACGAGTTCCTCCCGCCGAGGAAGCCCCTCTACGACCTGGCGGACTTCAGCAGGGCAATCTCGGTCGGTGCACTTGCAACCCCCAACGACTACTACGAGTTCCGCTACAAGCTCGCGAAGGCGATGGAAGATGCGAAGAAGGTCATCAAGGACGTCGGTAAGGAGTTCGGCGAGCGCTTCGGCAGGGACTACAGCGAGATGATTGAGAAGGGCTACGTTGACGATGCGGACTTCGTTTTCATGGGCATGGGCTCCCTCATGGGAACCGTTAAAGAAGCAGTAGACCTGCTCAGAAAAGAGGGCTACAAGGTCGGCTACGCGAAAGTTAGATGGTTCCGCCCGTTCCCGAAGGAGGAACTCCTTGAGATAGCCGAGAGCGTTAAGGGCATAGCCGTCCTTGACAGGAACTTCTCCTTCGGCCAGGAGGGCATACTCTTCAACGAGGCGAAGGGCGTTCTCTACAACACATCAGCGAGGCCGATAATGAAGAACTACATCGTCGGACTCGGTGGCAGGGACTTCACCGTTCCTGACGTCAAGGCCATAGCCGAGGACATGAAGAGAGTTATCGAGGCAGGAAAGCTCGATAGAGAGGTTGAGTGGTACCACCTCAAGAGGTGA
- the porA gene encoding pyruvate synthase subunit PorA produces the protein MPIRTVMKANEAAAWAAKLAKPKVIAAFPITPSTLVPEKISEFVANGELDAEFIKVESEHSAISACVGASAAGVRTFTATASQGLALMHEVLFIAAGMRLPIVMAIGNRSLSAPINIWNDWQDSISERDTGWLQFYAENNQEALDLILIAYKVAEDERVLLPAMVGFDAFILTHTVEPVEIPDQEVVDEFLGEYEPKHAYVDPKRPITQGTLAFPAHYMEARYTVWEANENARKVIDEAFAEFEKRFGRKYQKVEEYRTDDAEIIFVTMGSLAGTVKEYVDHLREKGIKAGAAKLTVYRPFPIEEVRALAKKAKVLALLEKNVTFSVGGALFQDFSRALINEKEKPIIIDYIVGLGGRDVTFQNLDEALAIAQKALNGEEFEEVNWIGLRKEIL, from the coding sequence ATGCCGATTAGAACCGTTATGAAGGCGAACGAAGCCGCTGCGTGGGCCGCGAAGCTTGCCAAGCCGAAGGTCATAGCGGCCTTCCCGATTACACCGTCAACCCTAGTTCCCGAGAAGATCAGCGAGTTCGTCGCTAACGGCGAGCTCGATGCGGAGTTCATCAAGGTCGAGAGCGAGCACTCGGCCATTTCAGCCTGCGTCGGTGCTTCCGCCGCTGGCGTCAGAACCTTCACCGCGACCGCTTCGCAGGGTCTGGCTCTGATGCACGAGGTGCTCTTCATCGCCGCTGGAATGCGTCTTCCGATAGTCATGGCAATTGGAAACCGCTCTCTTAGCGCTCCGATTAACATCTGGAACGACTGGCAGGACAGCATAAGCGAGCGCGACACCGGCTGGCTCCAGTTCTACGCCGAGAACAACCAGGAAGCTTTGGATCTCATCCTGATAGCCTACAAGGTCGCCGAGGACGAGCGCGTTCTCCTCCCGGCGATGGTTGGCTTCGACGCGTTCATCCTCACCCACACCGTCGAGCCCGTCGAGATTCCGGACCAGGAGGTAGTTGACGAGTTCCTCGGCGAGTACGAGCCCAAGCACGCCTACGTTGACCCGAAGAGGCCCATAACCCAGGGTACTTTAGCGTTCCCAGCCCACTACATGGAGGCCCGCTACACCGTCTGGGAGGCCAACGAGAACGCGAGGAAGGTCATAGATGAAGCCTTTGCCGAGTTCGAGAAGCGCTTTGGTAGAAAGTACCAGAAGGTCGAGGAGTACCGCACAGATGACGCCGAGATAATCTTCGTCACGATGGGCTCACTCGCCGGAACCGTCAAGGAGTACGTTGACCACCTCCGCGAGAAGGGCATCAAGGCCGGAGCGGCGAAGCTCACCGTTTACCGCCCGTTCCCGATTGAGGAAGTCCGCGCTTTGGCTAAGAAGGCCAAGGTTCTGGCTCTCCTCGAGAAGAACGTCACCTTCAGCGTTGGAGGAGCCCTCTTCCAGGACTTCAGCAGGGCCCTGATAAACGAGAAGGAGAAGCCGATTATCATCGACTACATCGTCGGTCTCGGTGGCAGGGACGTCACGTTCCAGAACCTCGACGAGGCCCTGGCTATAGCGCAGAAGGCCCTCAATGGAGAGGAGTTTGAGGAGGTCAACTGGATAGGCCTCAGGAAGGAGATACTGTGA
- the porB gene encoding pyruvate synthase subunit PorB, translating to MAVRKPPITTREYWAPGHAACAGCGCAIALKLATKAFSEAMEEKYGDPNAFAIAQATGCMEVVSAVFPYTAWKVPWVHVAFENAAAAASGIEAAWKKKGLKGKILAIGGDGGTADIGLQALSGMLERRHNVVYLMYDNEAYMNTGIQRSSSTPYGAWTTTSPPGKYSIGEDKPKKWVALIAAAHQVPYVATASIGNPFDFVRKMKKAAKVDGPAFVQVHCTCPTGWKSPLEKGVEIARLAIETGIWPLFEIENGDFHNIKIQSPGGGAKVKREGGKVVAIEFKKPIEEYLKLQGRFKHLFKRPEAIDQLREQIKAMWKVLGVEVTLPKPEE from the coding sequence ATGGCCGTTAGGAAGCCCCCTATCACAACTCGCGAGTACTGGGCGCCCGGTCACGCCGCGTGTGCCGGCTGTGGCTGTGCAATCGCTCTTAAGCTCGCCACAAAGGCCTTCAGCGAGGCTATGGAGGAAAAGTACGGCGACCCGAACGCCTTCGCCATAGCCCAGGCCACGGGATGTATGGAGGTCGTTTCGGCGGTCTTCCCCTACACCGCCTGGAAGGTTCCATGGGTGCACGTAGCCTTTGAGAACGCGGCCGCCGCCGCGAGCGGTATTGAGGCCGCCTGGAAGAAGAAGGGACTCAAGGGCAAGATACTTGCCATAGGCGGTGACGGTGGTACCGCCGACATAGGCCTTCAGGCCCTCAGCGGTATGCTCGAGAGGAGACACAACGTCGTTTACCTGATGTACGACAACGAGGCCTACATGAACACGGGAATTCAGCGCTCAAGCTCTACCCCCTACGGAGCCTGGACGACCACCTCACCTCCCGGCAAGTACTCCATCGGTGAGGACAAGCCCAAGAAGTGGGTCGCCCTCATTGCTGCGGCCCACCAGGTTCCATACGTCGCCACCGCGAGCATAGGCAACCCCTTCGACTTCGTCAGGAAGATGAAGAAGGCCGCTAAGGTCGACGGCCCGGCCTTCGTCCAGGTTCACTGTACTTGCCCGACCGGATGGAAGAGCCCGCTCGAGAAGGGCGTTGAAATAGCTAGGCTCGCCATCGAGACTGGAATATGGCCACTCTTCGAGATCGAGAACGGCGACTTCCACAACATCAAGATACAGAGCCCAGGAGGAGGCGCGAAGGTCAAGCGCGAGGGAGGCAAAGTAGTTGCCATCGAGTTCAAGAAACCCATAGAGGAGTACCTTAAGTTGCAGGGCAGGTTCAAGCACCTCTTCAAGAGGCCAGAGGCAATCGACCAGCTCCGCGAGCAGATAAAGGCCATGTGGAAGGTCCTCGGCGTCGAGGTCACGCTTCCAAAGCCGGAGGAGTGA
- the porD gene encoding pyruvate synthase subunit PorD, which produces MAESPFKADIERVQKEYSEKMTPGAIAYIPGSSVINKTGSWRVFMPEFYRDKCVRCYLCYIYCPEPAIYLDEENYPVFDYDYCKGCGICANECPTDAIVMVRESK; this is translated from the coding sequence ATGGCTGAGAGCCCGTTTAAGGCCGACATTGAGAGGGTTCAGAAGGAGTATAGCGAAAAGATGACTCCGGGAGCTATTGCCTACATCCCGGGGAGTAGCGTAATCAACAAGACCGGCTCGTGGAGAGTCTTCATGCCCGAGTTCTACAGGGACAAGTGCGTTCGCTGCTACCTCTGCTACATCTACTGCCCCGAGCCTGCCATCTACCTCGACGAGGAGAACTACCCGGTCTTCGACTACGACTACTGTAAGGGTTGTGGAATCTGCGCGAACGAGTGCCCGACCGATGCTATAGTTATGGTTAGGGAGAGCAAGTGA
- a CDS encoding pyruvate/ketoisovalerate ferredoxin oxidoreductase subunit gamma — protein MIEIRFHGRGGQGAVTAANILASAAFKEGKYVQAFPFFGVERRGAPVTAFTRIDDKPIRIKTQIYEPDIVVVLDPSLLETVDVTAGLKDGGIVIINTEKSKEEVLEKLKKKPGKLALVDATSIALEVLGLPITNTAILGAVAKATGLVKLESVQEAIKETFSGALGEKNAKAAEEAFNKTTVYEL, from the coding sequence ATGATCGAGATACGTTTTCACGGTAGGGGTGGACAGGGTGCAGTTACCGCTGCGAACATTCTGGCCTCAGCGGCCTTCAAGGAAGGAAAGTACGTCCAAGCATTCCCCTTCTTCGGTGTTGAGAGGCGTGGAGCACCGGTTACAGCTTTCACAAGAATAGACGACAAGCCGATAAGGATAAAGACCCAGATCTATGAGCCGGACATCGTCGTAGTGCTCGATCCAAGCCTTCTGGAGACTGTAGATGTTACGGCCGGTCTCAAAGATGGCGGGATCGTTATCATAAACACGGAGAAGAGCAAGGAGGAAGTCCTTGAAAAACTCAAGAAGAAGCCGGGCAAGCTGGCCCTCGTCGACGCGACCAGCATAGCCCTCGAGGTTCTCGGCCTTCCAATCACGAACACGGCCATCCTTGGAGCGGTCGCGAAGGCAACCGGCCTAGTGAAGCTCGAGAGCGTTCAGGAGGCAATTAAGGAGACCTTCTCCGGAGCCCTCGGCGAGAAGAACGCCAAGGCAGCCGAGGAAGCCTTCAACAAGACCACTGTCTACGAGCTCTAA
- a CDS encoding nucleotidyltransferase domain-containing protein, with amino-acid sequence MPVIPREELLEILREVKERLRDILGDDLVEVILFGSYARGEAREDSDVDVLVVVRRRVTLEEYDRLSEITEKYVLEKGLVISLIVYPISPGMEHDPLIQNVHVEGIKV; translated from the coding sequence ATGCCCGTAATCCCGAGGGAAGAGCTCCTCGAAATCCTACGCGAGGTGAAGGAAAGGCTGAGAGATATCCTCGGCGACGACTTAGTCGAGGTCATCCTCTTCGGCTCGTACGCGAGGGGTGAGGCAAGGGAAGACAGCGACGTTGACGTTTTAGTCGTAGTCAGGAGAAGGGTAACACTCGAAGAGTACGACAGACTCAGTGAAATTACAGAGAAATACGTTCTGGAGAAAGGGTTAGTTATCTCGCTCATCGTTTATCCTATCAGTCCGGGAATGGAACACGACCCGCTGATTCAGAACGTTCACGTGGAGGGTATCAAAGTATGA